Proteins from a single region of Flavobacterium sp. K5-23:
- a CDS encoding putative quinol monooxygenase: MFVRIVKLSFHEENIPAFMENFESIKERIRSAPGNRLLELYQDKDNKSIFFTYSYWETEQDLENYRQSEFFNEVWTFTKKLFNDKPEAWSVDKLATLA, from the coding sequence ATGTTTGTACGAATAGTAAAATTGAGTTTTCACGAAGAAAACATTCCTGCTTTTATGGAAAATTTCGAATCCATAAAAGAAAGAATCCGCTCTGCTCCCGGGAACCGCCTTTTAGAATTATATCAGGATAAAGACAACAAAAGCATTTTCTTTACTTATAGTTATTGGGAAACTGAACAGGATTTGGAAAATTATCGACAGTCGGAATTTTTTAATGAGGTTTGGACTTTTACTAAAAAATTGTTCAATGACAAACCCGAGGCTTGGAGTGTGGACAAATTAGCAACTCTAGCTTAA
- a CDS encoding S-adenosyl-l-methionine hydroxide adenosyltransferase family protein: protein MSIITLTTDYGLKDHFVGALKGKILSEYPDATIIDISHDIDPFNTVEASYIIGAAYSSFPKGTVHLIGVDLEHNKENQHIVMQWNDSYFIAADNGILSMLSQKIVPQKMVTINIHDRLPSEATDLDVFVKVACHIAKGGLLNVIGKEITSIKQITEMKAVVSDDSNSLKGHVIYIDHFGNVVTNISKRQFLDAAKGRPYEILMKTKNIKTILPNYSAIASSDKYPIKNYEGEKLAIFNEAGFLEIAVFRSNPLKVGSANSLLGLNYRDVVNIVFS from the coding sequence ATGTCAATAATTACCCTTACTACCGATTACGGCTTGAAAGACCACTTTGTAGGTGCGTTGAAAGGGAAGATTTTATCTGAATATCCGGATGCAACCATTATTGATATTTCTCACGATATTGACCCATTCAACACAGTAGAAGCAAGTTACATTATTGGAGCTGCCTATTCTAGCTTTCCAAAAGGGACCGTTCATCTTATAGGAGTCGATTTAGAACACAATAAAGAGAACCAACATATTGTTATGCAATGGAATGATTCTTACTTTATTGCTGCTGATAATGGCATTTTAAGTATGCTTTCGCAAAAAATTGTGCCCCAAAAAATGGTTACCATCAACATCCACGATAGATTACCAAGCGAAGCAACAGATTTAGATGTATTTGTCAAAGTAGCCTGTCACATCGCTAAAGGTGGTTTGTTGAACGTTATAGGAAAAGAAATAACAAGTATCAAGCAAATTACCGAAATGAAAGCGGTTGTATCAGATGATTCTAATTCCTTAAAAGGACACGTGATTTATATTGATCATTTTGGAAATGTGGTTACTAATATTTCAAAAAGACAGTTTTTGGATGCGGCCAAAGGAAGACCCTATGAAATATTGATGAAAACAAAAAATATTAAAACCATTCTGCCTAATTATTCCGCTATCGCAAGTTCTGACAAATATCCAATTAAAAATTATGAAGGAGAGAAATTAGCTATTTTCAATGAAGCCGGTTTTCTGGAAATTGCCGTTTTCCGAAGCAATCCGTTAAAAGTAGGCTCCGCTAATAGTTTATTAGGTTTGAATTATAGAGATGTGGTAAATATAGTATTCAGTTAA
- a CDS encoding phosphoribosylaminoimidazolesuccinocarboxamide synthase produces the protein MNTITTTNFNFPNQKSVYRGKVREVYNINDNLLVMVATDRLSAFDVVLPKGIPYKGQILNQIATKFMELTQDIVPNWLIATPDPSVAVGHLCTPFKVEMVIRGYLSGHAAREYALGKREICGVAMPEGLKENDKFPTPIITPTTKADNGEHDADISREDILAKGIVTEEDYLVLEKYTRALFQRGTEIAASRGLILVDTKYEFGKTKEGVIVLIDEIHTPDSSRYFYSEGYQDRQDNGEEQKQLSKEFVRRWLIENGFQGLEGQQIPNMTDEYIETVSERYIELYEKILGEKFVKADITNINERIEKNVLAYLESIKK, from the coding sequence ATGAATACTATAACAACCACTAATTTTAATTTTCCAAATCAAAAATCAGTTTACAGAGGTAAAGTGAGAGAAGTTTACAATATCAATGACAACCTTTTGGTTATGGTTGCCACAGATAGACTTTCAGCTTTTGATGTGGTTTTGCCAAAAGGAATCCCTTATAAAGGACAAATTTTGAACCAAATCGCGACTAAATTCATGGAGTTGACTCAGGATATAGTTCCAAATTGGTTAATCGCTACACCAGATCCTAGTGTTGCTGTTGGTCATTTGTGTACTCCTTTTAAAGTGGAAATGGTGATTCGTGGGTATCTTTCAGGTCACGCCGCTCGTGAGTATGCTCTTGGAAAAAGAGAAATTTGCGGTGTTGCAATGCCAGAAGGATTGAAAGAAAACGATAAGTTTCCAACACCTATTATCACTCCTACAACTAAAGCTGATAATGGTGAGCACGATGCTGATATTTCTCGTGAGGATATTTTAGCAAAAGGAATTGTTACTGAAGAAGATTATTTAGTTTTAGAAAAATATACAAGAGCTTTATTTCAAAGAGGTACTGAAATCGCCGCTAGTCGTGGTTTGATTTTGGTTGACACCAAATATGAGTTTGGAAAAACTAAAGAAGGTGTAATTGTATTGATTGACGAAATACATACACCAGATTCTTCTCGTTACTTTTATTCGGAAGGATATCAAGACAGACAAGATAATGGAGAAGAGCAAAAGCAATTGTCTAAAGAGTTTGTTCGTCGTTGGTTAATTGAAAATGGTTTCCAAGGTCTAGAAGGACAACAAATTCCTAATATGACAGACGAGTATATTGAAACTGTTTCTGAAAGATATATTGAATTATACGAAAAGATACTAGGCGAGAAATTCGTGAAAGCTGATATTAC
- a CDS encoding prolyl oligopeptidase family serine peptidase, translating to MLRKVLLLVFLFFITAGQSQNLKLEDIMKGDAFIGVQPSNGRWSLDGKKIYFEWNPNNEIGTTTYFWEKGMQKPLLASVKDAAFSKYDFVQKPNSDIAYYISKGALYSYSLSNKTIKKLLQQSSSVSNLQLGSEKGVLFFEQNDNIIKFNTIEGTLVQLTNFKSGKEKEKDSEKDSFLISQQKELFQFIRDQDAKKKWNKAKSDENKSDFPKGYFYGKNAFGSLKINPKGTFATFRLREVEEVKNEKMEVFITSDGYNQSPNTKEKVSTANLSATKFGVYSVAKDSVYFVNFSTLSHIQDTPEYYKLYDNLKNAKKEDRLIVVQEPKYNNDGSYAVTEIRSQDNKDRWIVKLNVEKGSFEEIDHQHDEAWIGGPGIPSYPFSSGTLGFLADNETIYFQSEATGFSHLYWYNLKTNKKRQITKGDWEVRDLSLSKDKSVFYLTTTTTHPGNRSFYKLAVSDALLQPVLTKDGAHEVSLSPDESTLLVRYSYKDKPWELYVAPNKTNTSLSQITQSTTAEFKGYSWRKPNVITFKAQDGANVNARLYTPQAEKSNKAAVIFVHGAGYLQNAHNFWSNYHREYMFHNLLTDLGYTVLDIDYRGSDGYGRDVRTGIYRFMGGKDLSDQIDGKNYLVQNLGIDAKRVGIYGGSYGGFITLMGMLTTPDEFASGAALRSVTDWAHYNHGYTGNILNFPETDPEAYKKSSPIYFADNLKGNLLMLHGMVDDNVEYKDVVRLSQRFIELGKKNWSLASFPVEAHGFKETYSWVDEYSRILNLFNDTLLEKKK from the coding sequence ATGTTAAGAAAAGTTTTATTGCTTGTGTTTCTGTTCTTTATAACTGCTGGTCAAAGTCAAAATTTGAAATTAGAAGACATTATGAAAGGGGATGCTTTCATTGGAGTGCAACCTTCTAACGGACGTTGGTCTCTAGACGGGAAGAAAATATATTTTGAATGGAATCCAAATAACGAAATTGGTACTACTACCTATTTTTGGGAAAAAGGAATGCAGAAACCTTTGCTTGCTTCTGTAAAAGATGCCGCTTTTTCAAAATATGATTTCGTGCAAAAACCAAATTCGGATATTGCTTATTATATTTCAAAAGGGGCTTTGTATTCTTATTCTCTTTCGAATAAAACTATCAAAAAATTACTGCAACAGTCTAGTTCAGTTTCGAATTTACAATTGGGAAGTGAAAAAGGGGTTTTATTTTTTGAACAAAATGATAATATTATAAAATTCAATACTATTGAAGGGACTCTTGTTCAACTTACTAATTTTAAATCGGGTAAAGAAAAAGAAAAAGACTCAGAGAAGGATTCTTTTTTAATAAGTCAGCAAAAGGAATTATTCCAATTTATACGTGATCAAGACGCAAAGAAAAAGTGGAACAAGGCTAAATCTGACGAAAACAAATCGGATTTTCCAAAGGGATACTTCTATGGAAAAAATGCTTTTGGAAGTTTGAAAATTAACCCAAAAGGAACTTTTGCAACCTTCAGACTACGAGAAGTTGAAGAGGTGAAAAACGAAAAAATGGAGGTTTTTATTACTTCAGATGGATATAATCAATCTCCAAACACGAAGGAGAAAGTATCTACAGCCAACTTGTCGGCTACAAAATTTGGTGTTTACTCTGTCGCAAAAGACAGTGTTTATTTTGTTAACTTTTCCACTTTGAGCCATATTCAAGATACTCCGGAATACTACAAATTATATGATAATTTAAAAAACGCCAAGAAAGAAGACCGATTAATTGTAGTACAAGAACCTAAATATAATAACGATGGTTCTTATGCAGTTACCGAAATAAGAAGCCAGGATAATAAAGACCGTTGGATAGTGAAATTGAATGTAGAAAAAGGAAGTTTTGAAGAAATTGATCACCAGCATGACGAAGCTTGGATAGGTGGGCCTGGAATTCCTTCGTATCCGTTTAGTTCAGGGACTCTAGGATTTCTTGCTGACAATGAAACGATTTATTTTCAATCGGAAGCTACTGGTTTTTCCCATTTGTATTGGTATAATCTAAAAACGAATAAGAAAAGACAAATCACAAAAGGGGATTGGGAAGTAAGAGATTTGAGTTTGTCAAAAGATAAAAGTGTTTTTTACTTAACTACCACCACCACTCATCCTGGGAATAGAAGTTTTTACAAATTGGCGGTTTCTGATGCGCTTTTGCAGCCTGTTTTAACTAAAGACGGAGCTCATGAAGTGAGTTTGTCTCCAGATGAGAGCACATTATTAGTTCGCTATTCCTATAAAGACAAACCATGGGAATTGTATGTTGCTCCTAATAAAACCAATACTTCTTTAAGTCAAATAACACAATCAACAACAGCTGAATTTAAAGGCTATTCTTGGAGAAAACCGAATGTTATCACATTTAAAGCTCAGGATGGAGCAAATGTAAACGCTCGTTTATATACACCACAAGCTGAAAAGTCAAATAAAGCTGCAGTTATTTTTGTTCACGGTGCTGGATACTTGCAAAATGCCCATAACTTTTGGAGTAATTACCATAGAGAATATATGTTCCATAATTTATTGACAGATTTGGGTTATACCGTATTAGATATCGATTATAGAGGAAGTGACGGTTATGGTCGTGATGTAAGAACCGGAATATACCGTTTTATGGGAGGTAAAGATTTATCTGACCAGATTGATGGTAAAAACTATTTAGTTCAGAATTTAGGTATTGATGCTAAAAGAGTTGGTATTTACGGTGGTTCTTATGGTGGTTTTATAACCCTAATGGGAATGCTTACAACGCCTGACGAGTTTGCTTCAGGAGCAGCGTTGCGTTCAGTAACGGACTGGGCACATTACAACCATGGATATACAGGAAATATTCTTAATTTTCCGGAAACAGATCCCGAAGCTTACAAGAAAAGCTCTCCAATTTACTTTGCGGATAACTTAAAAGGGAATTTATTAATGCTTCACGGAATGGTTGATGATAACGTGGAATATAAAGATGTTGTTCGCTTGTCTCAGCGTTTCATAGAACTAGGAAAGAAAAACTGGAGTCTAGCTTCATTTCCTGTTGAAGCACATGGTTTTAAAGAAACTTATTCTTGGGTAGATGAATATAGCCGCATTTTAAATTTGTTTAACGATACGCTTTTGGAAAAGAAAAAATAG
- the gldG gene encoding gliding motility-associated ABC transporter substrate-binding protein GldG: MIPIKKSNLIDLLIIIAFLLLANGIGNSFFHRFDLTKDNRYTLSDTSLKIIEQIENPLSVKIYMQGDLPAEFKRLQQETQQILEEFQAYNKNIVFEFVNPMENEEESMDNVKQLYRKGLTPINITVDDKGKQSQAMVFPWAIAVYNNKEVNIPLLKNRMGASTTQKVVSSVQHLEYSIADAINKITKDKQKKIAVIKGNGELKDVLMAKFLMQVRESYHIGPFTLDSVAKNPTATLEALEKYDLAIIAKPTETFTDAEKQVLDQFIIKGGKTLWLIDQVAAEMDSLYNSAGATLAYPRDLGLNDMFFKYGIRINPDLVKDEQGSSIKLASGEQGSATQYQEFNWKFAPQVYPDSNHPIVKNLGGIKFDFANPIDTLKNGIKKTILLKSSQYSKKIGTPTEINLNIVEEETSPNHYINTGNIPLSVLLEGSFHSMFENRVLPFDQKTFEVKGKNNKMIVISDGDLIRNQLDKDFQPVELGYDQRSGNLYDNKDFMLNCVNYLLDDNGLINIRSKDLDLPLLDKEKVYSNYSAIQFLTIGLPILILILFGVVFTFLRKRKYSK; encoded by the coding sequence ATGATACCAATTAAAAAAAGCAACCTAATAGATCTATTGATCATAATTGCCTTTTTGCTTCTTGCAAACGGAATAGGTAATTCCTTTTTTCATCGTTTTGATTTAACTAAAGACAATAGATACACATTATCTGACACTTCTTTGAAAATTATCGAACAAATAGAAAACCCATTGTCGGTAAAAATATATATGCAAGGTGATTTACCGGCTGAGTTCAAAAGACTGCAACAGGAAACCCAACAAATTCTGGAAGAATTTCAGGCTTACAATAAAAATATTGTTTTCGAATTCGTAAATCCTATGGAGAACGAAGAAGAAAGTATGGATAATGTTAAACAGTTGTATCGAAAGGGTTTAACACCCATTAATATAACTGTGGATGATAAGGGAAAACAATCTCAAGCAATGGTATTCCCTTGGGCAATTGCAGTATATAATAATAAAGAAGTCAATATTCCTTTATTGAAAAACAGAATGGGCGCTTCCACTACTCAAAAAGTGGTTAGTTCAGTTCAACATCTAGAATATTCAATAGCTGACGCAATAAACAAAATCACCAAAGACAAGCAAAAAAAGATTGCAGTAATAAAAGGAAATGGGGAATTAAAAGATGTTTTAATGGCTAAATTTCTAATGCAGGTAAGAGAAAGTTACCACATTGGCCCTTTTACATTAGATTCGGTTGCCAAAAACCCCACTGCTACTTTAGAAGCTTTAGAAAAATATGATTTGGCCATCATTGCTAAACCAACAGAAACGTTTACAGACGCTGAAAAACAAGTCTTAGATCAATTCATCATTAAAGGAGGAAAAACCCTTTGGTTAATCGATCAAGTAGCTGCAGAAATGGACAGTCTTTACAATTCAGCAGGAGCCACATTAGCTTATCCTAGAGATTTAGGATTGAATGATATGTTCTTTAAATACGGGATACGCATTAATCCTGACTTAGTGAAAGACGAGCAAGGAAGTTCTATTAAATTAGCCTCTGGTGAGCAAGGAAGTGCAACACAATATCAGGAATTCAACTGGAAATTTGCACCTCAAGTTTATCCAGATAGCAACCACCCTATTGTTAAAAATTTAGGCGGAATTAAATTTGATTTTGCTAATCCTATTGACACTTTAAAAAACGGAATCAAGAAAACCATCCTTTTAAAATCCTCTCAATATTCTAAAAAAATTGGTACTCCTACAGAGATCAATTTGAATATTGTGGAAGAGGAAACAAGTCCGAATCATTATATCAATACTGGAAATATTCCGCTTTCTGTTTTACTCGAAGGTTCGTTTCATTCTATGTTTGAAAATCGTGTCCTGCCTTTCGATCAAAAAACTTTTGAAGTAAAAGGAAAAAACAATAAAATGATTGTGATTTCTGATGGAGATTTAATTCGGAATCAACTCGATAAAGATTTTCAACCCGTTGAATTAGGTTACGATCAAAGATCAGGGAATTTATACGACAACAAGGATTTTATGTTGAATTGTGTCAATTATTTACTGGATGATAATGGACTTATTAACATTCGAAGCAAAGATCTCGATTTACCTTTATTGGATAAGGAAAAAGTTTACAGCAACTATAGTGCAATACAATTCCTAACTATCGGGCTTCCAATTCTTATTTTAATTCTTTTTGGTGTGGTTTTTACTTTTTTAAGGAAAAGAAAATACAGCAAGTAG
- the gldF gene encoding gliding motility-associated ABC transporter permease subunit GldF, translating to MKALLLREIKSFFGSPIGYLVIALFLILNGLFLWVFDGEYNILNTGFADMTPFFTLSPWILIFLIPAVTMRSFSDEKKQGTLELLLTKPLSMWQIVNGKFLGAMLLIVMAIVPTFIYVEVISSLGLPEGNIDMGSTIGSYFGLLFLIAAYTSIGIFTSTLTDNQIVAFILAVFICFLFYFGIEGFASIISNFKSLISSLGMQEHFKSMGRGVLDTRDILYFVSITTLFLSLTVFKLKSLKL from the coding sequence ATGAAAGCATTATTATTACGAGAAATTAAATCTTTTTTTGGCTCACCCATAGGCTATTTAGTTATTGCCTTATTTCTAATTCTCAACGGTCTTTTTCTTTGGGTGTTTGATGGTGAATACAACATCCTAAATACTGGATTTGCTGATATGACACCGTTTTTCACATTATCCCCTTGGATCTTAATATTTCTAATTCCTGCGGTAACTATGCGTAGTTTTTCGGATGAGAAAAAACAAGGAACACTTGAATTACTGCTAACAAAACCATTGAGTATGTGGCAAATAGTCAACGGAAAATTCCTAGGTGCTATGCTATTAATTGTAATGGCAATTGTACCTACATTTATCTATGTTGAAGTAATTTCAAGCCTTGGACTTCCTGAAGGGAATATTGATATGGGAAGTACTATAGGGTCTTATTTTGGTCTATTATTTTTAATAGCTGCCTATACTTCAATTGGAATATTCACTTCTACCCTTACTGACAACCAAATTGTGGCTTTTATATTAGCCGTTTTTATATGTTTCCTTTTTTACTTTGGAATTGAAGGATTTGCTTCTATAATCTCCAACTTTAAATCCTTGATCAGTTCATTGGGAATGCAAGAACATTTTAAGAGTATGGGACGAGGTGTTTTAGACACTAGAGACATTCTTTATTTTGTAAGCATAACGACATTATTCCTTTCGCTTACTGTTTTTAAATTAAAATCTTTGAAATTATAA
- a CDS encoding PhoH family protein, with product MNERIIELIDIAPKEFWGAQDTHLETIKKYYPKLKIVARGTTLKAFGEKIVLDEFEKRFQRLMLHFTRYNTIDNNVIERVILSDGQDERITLGHDKILVHGVGGKIIKAMTPNQQLLVDTINKNDMVFAVGPAGTGKTYTGVAMAVKALKEKQVKRIILTRPAVEAGENLGFLPGDMKEKLDPYMQPLYDALRDMLPNEKLEDYILKGIIQIAPLAFMRGRTLDNAFVILDEAQNTTHSQMKMFLTRMGKSAKFMVTGDPGQVDLPRRTISGLKEALLVLKDVEGIGIIYLDDKDIVRHRLVKQVIDAYKQIENTD from the coding sequence TTGAACGAACGAATCATCGAGCTCATCGACATCGCTCCAAAAGAGTTTTGGGGCGCTCAAGACACTCATCTTGAAACTATTAAAAAGTACTATCCAAAGTTAAAAATTGTAGCAAGAGGTACAACTCTTAAAGCTTTTGGAGAAAAAATCGTGCTGGACGAATTCGAAAAACGGTTTCAGCGACTGATGCTTCATTTTACCAGATACAATACTATTGATAATAATGTGATTGAACGCGTTATACTTAGTGATGGTCAGGATGAAAGAATTACATTAGGTCACGATAAAATTTTGGTTCATGGAGTAGGAGGGAAAATAATTAAAGCCATGACGCCTAACCAGCAATTATTGGTGGATACCATAAACAAAAACGATATGGTTTTTGCGGTAGGTCCAGCAGGTACTGGAAAAACGTATACAGGTGTTGCGATGGCTGTAAAAGCACTGAAAGAAAAACAGGTAAAACGCATCATTCTTACCCGTCCGGCCGTTGAAGCAGGGGAGAATCTTGGGTTTCTGCCAGGTGATATGAAAGAAAAATTAGATCCTTATATGCAGCCGCTTTACGATGCCCTTCGTGATATGCTACCCAATGAAAAACTGGAGGATTATATTTTAAAAGGAATCATTCAAATTGCGCCACTTGCTTTTATGAGAGGTAGAACGCTGGATAATGCTTTTGTGATTCTCGATGAAGCGCAAAACACAACGCATTCTCAAATGAAAATGTTTCTAACCCGTATGGGAAAAAGCGCCAAATTCATGGTTACCGGTGATCCAGGTCAGGTAGATTTACCTCGTCGAACCATTTCAGGACTTAAAGAAGCGTTACTGGTATTAAAAGATGTTGAAGGCATTGGGATCATATATCTTGATGATAAAGATATTGTACGTCACAGATTAGTTAAACAAGTGATTGATGCCTATAAACAAATCGAAAATACCGATTAG
- a CDS encoding SDR family oxidoreductase, whose protein sequence is MKNVIITGASGGIGKEIALHFAKSGWNVIATMICLKQGKELEGITNISCYALDVTSTESIEVAKNKIVNDFKTIDVVINNAGVGYRSFVELSEDSKINHIVDVNYLGVVKVCRAFIPIFRTQKKGHFINISSIAGLVNLPLGSFYHSTKHAVESFSECMAYELSEYNISISTIQFGNTPSNFQKNVTKSERSSLASYNNLMDKIGVILENKTKKNKDLKPQIIRELLKIAENPAKNFKRYTIGFDANSLSILRSRIGYRLFGRLIRQSVLK, encoded by the coding sequence TTGAAAAATGTAATCATAACAGGAGCTTCAGGCGGAATTGGAAAAGAAATAGCTTTGCACTTTGCAAAAAGTGGATGGAATGTTATTGCTACAATGATTTGCTTGAAACAAGGTAAAGAACTTGAAGGGATAACGAACATAAGTTGTTATGCTCTGGATGTAACTTCAACAGAAAGTATTGAAGTTGCCAAGAATAAAATAGTAAATGATTTTAAAACCATAGATGTTGTAATCAATAATGCAGGAGTTGGATACAGAAGTTTTGTGGAATTATCCGAAGATTCTAAAATTAATCACATTGTTGATGTCAATTATTTAGGTGTTGTAAAAGTATGTAGAGCTTTCATCCCCATATTCAGGACTCAAAAAAAGGGCCACTTCATAAACATTTCCTCCATTGCGGGTTTGGTAAATTTACCGTTAGGGAGTTTTTATCATTCAACAAAACATGCAGTAGAAAGTTTTTCGGAATGTATGGCCTACGAATTATCAGAATATAATATTAGTATTTCCACCATACAATTTGGTAATACTCCTTCTAATTTTCAAAAAAATGTCACCAAATCAGAGCGTTCTTCTCTTGCTTCGTACAATAATTTGATGGATAAAATTGGGGTAATATTAGAAAACAAGACTAAGAAAAACAAAGATTTAAAGCCTCAAATTATTCGAGAATTATTAAAAATAGCTGAAAATCCAGCCAAAAATTTCAAGCGATATACAATCGGTTTTGATGCCAATAGTCTTAGTATATTAAGGTCAAGAATTGGATATCGTTTATTTGGAAGATTGATTAGACAATCCGTTTTGAAATAA
- a CDS encoding Rrf2 family transcriptional regulator — translation MKLNHFTDFSMRVLIYLNQKKDTPQSSLDDLATTFKISRNHLIKVVQFLSANELVLTKRGKSGGIVISEKAKEIQLGDLIHLLEQDDSPVVNCDSKPCIFKSHNCKLKSLFNRAYTAFIDSLNESNLSDLEFSDWNSIFQNNPNA, via the coding sequence ATGAAATTAAACCACTTTACAGATTTTAGTATGCGTGTATTGATTTATCTGAATCAAAAAAAAGATACTCCTCAAAGTTCTTTGGATGATTTGGCTACAACTTTCAAAATTTCACGAAATCATCTCATTAAAGTGGTTCAATTTTTATCAGCTAATGAATTGGTTTTAACCAAACGTGGCAAAAGTGGCGGAATTGTAATTTCAGAGAAAGCCAAAGAAATTCAGTTAGGAGACTTAATCCATCTATTGGAACAAGATGACAGTCCAGTGGTTAATTGTGATTCCAAGCCTTGTATTTTTAAATCACATAATTGCAAATTAAAATCATTGTTCAATAGAGCTTATACTGCTTTTATTGATAGTTTAAACGAATCTAATCTCTCAGATCTTGAATTTTCCGATTGGAATTCAATTTTTCAAAACAATCCAAATGCGTAA
- the hmpA gene encoding NO-inducible flavohemoprotein: MNTSQKELIKATVPVLKSSGNDLISYFYQRMLTNNPELKNIFNMANQANGKQQNALTGAVLAYAENIEDPSILINVLKSIGNKHVSLNIAPEQYDIVGNHLIASIKEVLGELATPELVEAWTCAYTELAQIMISIEAEMYKKNTLKKGSWIGWRKFTIAKIIKESDEIKSFYLQPEDKKDIASFFPGQYLSVKTFIPELGYEQPRQYSLSSSSNNEYYRISVKKEMGINAIPDGVFSNVLHTKKVGESIDVSAPAGVFYADPESVNPLVLISGGVGVTPLMSMVETNKTALQKNKTVWVHSCRNENVHAFKDTIEELNSQENWLTSYVFYETLPNHKTDAIEGRVNLNLYKEEIIINDAKYYICGPEMFIRKQYESLIELGVTKEAIFYEEFGPQLLTLN; the protein is encoded by the coding sequence ATGAATACATCTCAAAAAGAATTAATAAAAGCAACAGTTCCAGTTTTAAAATCAAGTGGTAATGATTTAATCTCCTATTTCTATCAAAGAATGCTTACCAATAACCCTGAGTTAAAAAACATATTCAATATGGCAAATCAAGCTAACGGCAAGCAACAAAATGCTTTGACAGGCGCTGTATTGGCTTATGCTGAAAATATTGAAGATCCTAGCATACTAATAAATGTATTAAAATCAATTGGAAACAAGCACGTAAGTTTAAACATTGCTCCAGAACAATATGACATTGTTGGAAATCATCTTATTGCATCCATTAAAGAAGTATTGGGTGAATTAGCAACACCCGAATTAGTAGAAGCTTGGACTTGTGCATATACTGAATTAGCGCAGATAATGATAAGTATTGAAGCCGAAATGTATAAAAAAAATACCCTTAAAAAAGGAAGTTGGATTGGTTGGAGAAAATTTACAATTGCAAAAATTATTAAAGAAAGTGATGAAATTAAATCCTTTTATCTACAACCAGAAGACAAAAAAGATATTGCCTCTTTTTTTCCAGGGCAATACCTTTCCGTTAAAACTTTTATCCCTGAACTTGGTTATGAGCAACCTAGACAATATAGTTTGTCTTCCTCTTCTAACAATGAATACTACCGAATATCAGTAAAAAAAGAAATGGGAATTAATGCTATTCCTGACGGTGTGTTTTCTAATGTACTCCATACTAAAAAAGTGGGCGAAAGCATCGATGTTAGTGCTCCAGCAGGTGTTTTTTATGCTGATCCTGAATCCGTAAACCCATTAGTCCTTATAAGCGGCGGTGTGGGAGTTACTCCTTTAATGAGTATGGTAGAAACCAATAAAACAGCACTCCAAAAAAACAAAACGGTATGGGTTCACAGCTGTCGTAATGAAAACGTTCACGCTTTTAAAGACACTATCGAAGAATTAAACAGTCAGGAAAACTGGTTGACATCTTATGTATTCTATGAAACGCTGCCTAACCACAAAACAGATGCGATAGAAGGAAGAGTAAATTTGAATCTGTACAAAGAAGAAATTATTATTAATGATGCAAAATATTATATTTGCGGACCTGAAATGTTTATTCGAAAACAATACGAATCATTAATTGAACTTGGCGTAACAAAAGAAGCCATATTTTATGAAGAATTTGGACCTCAGTTATTGACCTTAAATTAA